The genomic window ATTTCTCCTACAATCACTTTTGAAACTGTTGGGGTTGGGGTAGACGTTGGGGTTGGAGGAGAGTTCTTGGGCATATTTTTAAATGCCCATGGATTTCTTCCTTCAGCAACAGTTTTTCCAGTCCAAATATTTCCTTTTGCTCCAATGTTTGTATTAGCTACTCTAGCATTGCTGATTGCTTGACTAACTCCACCTGCTATCCCCCCAACAACAGCTCCTCCTATAGCTCCAGAAGCTAATCCTGTTAAAGTACCTGTTAAGATATTTTCTCCAAACACCGCAGCAGTAAGCCCACCTGATAAGGCACCTCCGACTGCACCACCAACACCTCCTGCAATTACACCACCTAGCACTCCACCGGTTACGCCACTCGCAGCCAGAGCAGCACTTCCAGCAGCAGCTCCAACACCACCACTAAAAGCACCAATAGCTGCTCCCATAGCTATTTTCCCCCATGTAGCTCCATAATCCCATTTTAAAGGGTTCCATGTTCCGTTTGCTTTCGCACCGGTAACCCAGGCTCCAATCACAGCTCCAACAACAACCCAAACAAACTCTCCATTGGGATCAGAGTACATAAGTGGATTATTCAGTACATATCCATATTTGTTATAATTCTGGGTATTGAATATATCTTGAATATTCTCATCTGCATTTAAAAATCTTCTCAGTAATGGATCATATAGTCTTCCGTTCATATGAATAATTCCTACCTCCCCAAAGTGTTCATGACTTGTATAGCCTCTTTCTATTAGTAACAGCGTATTGTTGATTATATTTTTATCCGTAATAATAGCTCCGTTTCCTATCTGTAAGTGTGTGAAATTACCCCATGCATCAAAATGCCTCTGCTCCAGTTTATTTCCCGCTTCATCACTGATGGCTAAAATACTTCCTATATAGTCTTTGTGCAAGAACTTATAAGAACCAACAATTTCATCATAATTTTTAATGAAAATAATATTACTTTCATAAGGGGTACCACCAATATAAAGAACATGCTTCTCTTTTCCTGTATTATTATCTTTTACAACTTCAAAGCTTCCGTCTTCATTATAAAATTTAGTAAATTTCCCTTCTTCCGCTGCTGCAAAATTCCCTCCATAGGTCACTCTTTGCCTCATGCTTGTTAAACCATATTGAAAAGCTACATCACCTTTCATTCCATCTATAAATACCGGATCATTGTTCTCATTATATGCAATACTTTGGATAAGATCATTGGTATAATTCTGAACTCCTTCACTATTCAAGATCATACTTGTAGGCTGATAAATCTTAGCTGCATTTTCATACTTCATTTTTCCTACCTGGTCATTTTCCAAAATCCTTCCTTTGGTATCATAAATATTCCTATTTAATAGTGGTTTAACACCTGTTACCGGATTAGTCCAGTTTACCAGTCTGTTATTATCATCATAATCAAATGATTCTGCAATGGTGAAATCTCCTCCTGTTGTTCTGCTTTTCAATTCATTTTTGATTGCATCAAATGAATATGAAATTTGCAAAATGCTTGGTTTTAATTGTGAGGAGTGATTAACACTGCTAAGAAACCCGTTTGGATCATATATATTGATAACAGTAGCTGACCCCAATTTAGAAGTTAGTACCTGACCTCTAGTATTGGTTTCGGTAAGCTGCCATAATACTTTTCCGGAATTTTTATCCTTAGCTTGATACAGTTCCCCATTCCATGAGCTGTAAACATTCTCTATCTGAACTTTAGTCATTACTCCTAAAGAGTAAAGCTGCTTTTCATAAGAAATCACTCTTCCTTTATCATCATAGGTGATTCCTTTCTGAATATAGTATTTGTCGTTACTATTTTCTGAGGAAGACAACAGTCTTCCCTGAGGATCGTACAATATATCAGAACTAAAAGCTTTTCCTTTTGAAGTTCCGGTTTTTGAAATTATTCTCCCTTTATTATCATAAGTGAGGGTAATCTTTTTATCTGTTGCCTGCCCGCCATCGGTAGTAGAGATTTCGTTCTGGTTTTTAAGCTGTCCCAGAGTATTATAGATATATTCCTTGGTTCCTTTGGGACTAATTATCTTTTTAGGCTGTCCTAATCCGTTATATTCATATTTATATACTCCGTTCAAGGGATCATTGAATTCCGATTTTCTCCCCCATACATCATATTTGGTAATCACACTGTTTCCTTCGTATTGCGCTTTGATTTGTTCTCCTGCAGCATTATATGAAAAAGCAATTGTTCCTCCCTTATCAATACTGTTTATCACATTCCCTAAAGCATCGGCAGTTTTTGAAGTTGTTCTTCCATACCCATTCAACTCTTTTACACTTGTCGTTAAACCTGAAACTGAAGTTTCCAACTGTTTACCGTTAAAAGCCGTAGCTGTTACTTTGGCAGGAAATACAGAATCATCATAAGCAATTACATTCCATTGGGTTGGATTTTGTCCTTCAAAATAAGGTTCAGATTCTTTATTTTTTCTTCCTAAGACATCATATTCTGTTGTTGAAGAAACGAATTGACCTTGATTAAATGACTTGGTGGAAACTTTATAATCTTGTCCCAGTTTATTAGTATATTTTTTTGAAACATCACCGTCCGGATCATATTGCGTAACAGTAATATTTAAACTGTTATCTCTCTCATATTGGTAAGTCGTTGTACCTCCTAAGTTTGTTTTAGAGGTTAACAATTTCCCCCAAGCATCGTAGGTATTGACAAGGGTATTGTTTAACGGATCGGTTTGTTTTTTTATCTGTCCCCAATCATTATATTCGATTTGAGTAATTAGTCCTAAATTATCCGTTGCTTTGATAATAAACCTCCCTTTAGAATCATACTCTGCTTGAGAAGTCTGGGTTTGAGGATCTATACTATTGCCGATTAATTTTTGAGTGATATTTCCCCAACTATCATAACCATAAGTCTCCAGCAAATACCCTGTATTATCCCTATTCCAGGTTTTTAATGTTTTTAAAAGATTATTTTCATAGATATATTCTTGTTTTGCAGATTTGATATCATTATATGCCTGTACCAGGTCATTCTTGGATTTGATACGCCCCACAAAGTAACCTGCTCCTACACCAGAAAAATTATTGAAATAATCAAAAGTAGAAGTCGATATTGCATACCCATTATTAATATTCGAAATACTCTGAGAGGGCAGATAATAATCTCCATAAGTAATCGAACTTATTGTAAATGTATTGGTTAAAAAATCTTTACTTAATGAGTTTTTAGGAACTGTTGCCGTTACAACTTTTGGTTTGTCAATATCGTTAACCGTAGTTACAATCTGCCCATTTAACAATTTATCAGTTTGGTAAATTGTAGATTTAAAACTTAATAACTGTGTATTATTTTCAGATATATCTGCAGGAAAGATTTGCGATTCGGTATTGGTTCTAATTGACCATTCTTTTACCGGAATACCATCCAAAAGAGGATCAATTTCTACTCCTGACCAAACTTTAGTATTTTCAAAGCCATCAGCGTACCATGAAGAACGTGCAGATTGATGAAATCCAATCATTCCTTTTCCCTGCATGTGCCCAGTCATTCCTCTATACCGGAAATCCTGTTTGTTTCCTTCTCTTAAAAGTTGTGATACAGCATATGCTCTGTCTGCTCTCTGTAAAGAGAAATAAGGGTAATACTCATTTCTTATTTTTTTATAGAAAAAAGAATTATTAGAATTATCTGAAACCATTTCCAGATAATTAATGTATGTTTTAACTCCTCCTTGATTTATTGATTTTATTCTTTTTAAATCATCAACCCCTGTAGGAGCTTTAATTCTAAGGACATTATCTTTTCTAAATAAAAAGACATTATAATAGTTATTATTCGCTCTGATAACATTTGTAATCGGCTGATATATAGACAAATCATCAATTGTCGCTCCTGGTGAATAAGTACCTGGCGGAGGAAATGTATAGATATTCTGTTGTTCAAAATCTATATCCCATAAGTTATACATCATTCCTTTGGACATTATTGAATTTACAACAACTCCTATTGCTCTTGCATTACTTATTAAATTTGAATAAGCATGAACTTGTACTATATCGGATTTTCCATCCGAATTTAAATCAGATATAGAATACATTGTCCTACTAAATCTCAACCAAGCTCCATTATTTTGAGTAGACTCGTTTTTATACATTAAAAAATCCGGTTTAAAAAATGTATTAAAACTTTTTCCTGTCCCAATATAAAATCTCCAGTC from Chryseobacterium camelliae includes these protein-coding regions:
- a CDS encoding RHS repeat-associated core domain-containing protein; translation: MKLFSSFILSLCSVMGFSQTLLYQAESTTRTVQDPQRVVLTQGFHATSSVSNPFIAKIGPGTENPGGGPVDSGAGATNPSGTAAPAGQSFHDTKGNIAVTAAGQLQFTLPIATPLGIRDITPKIDLVYNSGSVNGIAGYGWNISGISNILRIGRTIENDNDVKNIQIDYTDYYSLNGQRLILKSGEYGKDGAEYVTEKYSNIRIKSIGNIPNWKQPEYWEVTFEDGSQAWYGGTGSGWNDATNRLSFNIVKWKDPQGNIVNYSYEQENNISIIKSITWGGNEMLGTSSFNEINFNYIDKSVFEGAYINGAGTLFSQTKTLKDIIVKTDGNQFKKYSIDYTNNGTAYQFIEKITEYNSANEQANPVFFEYPQMNSTLVHGMNTGTETTFDNIRFTGDFNGDAYLDFVMTDGTVKFGAFNDSFNIIQSNKYFSSNAIVVNTILDEDGQVFNGNGIVQYENGKVTGYVFKNNTFVKVFEKEIFDISTCTSQPGGEGCTTTVGILKEGDVNGDGISDVFISLKQRVCQFVQIPGCSDVDPISPASDGENIIKPPLCQQLECNTYELGNFIVDLKNSNNPLSTYTLDAGVYENSYTDQKYMDVDGDGKIDIINVSNTNYTIFEFVKINPNQYLKKIKFSGNLEETKGNEFPVLFGDFNGDGKLDFTVPITEGKIGKDDWRFYIGTGKSFNTFFKPDFLMYKNESTQNNGAWLRFSRTMYSISDLNSDGKSDIVQVHAYSNLISNARAIGVVVNSIMSKGMMYNLWDIDFEQQNIYTFPPPGTYSPGATIDDLSIYQPITNVIRANNNYYNVFLFRKDNVLRIKAPTGVDDLKRIKSINQGGVKTYINYLEMVSDNSNNSFFYKKIRNEYYPYFSLQRADRAYAVSQLLREGNKQDFRYRGMTGHMQGKGMIGFHQSARSSWYADGFENTKVWSGVEIDPLLDGIPVKEWSIRTNTESQIFPADISENNTQLLSFKSTIYQTDKLLNGQIVTTVNDIDKPKVVTATVPKNSLSKDFLTNTFTISSITYGDYYLPSQSISNINNGYAISTSTFDYFNNFSGVGAGYFVGRIKSKNDLVQAYNDIKSAKQEYIYENNLLKTLKTWNRDNTGYLLETYGYDSWGNITQKLIGNSIDPQTQTSQAEYDSKGRFIIKATDNLGLITQIEYNDWGQIKKQTDPLNNTLVNTYDAWGKLLTSKTNLGGTTTYQYERDNSLNITVTQYDPDGDVSKKYTNKLGQDYKVSTKSFNQGQFVSSTTEYDVLGRKNKESEPYFEGQNPTQWNVIAYDDSVFPAKVTATAFNGKQLETSVSGLTTSVKELNGYGRTTSKTADALGNVINSIDKGGTIAFSYNAAGEQIKAQYEGNSVITKYDVWGRKSEFNDPLNGVYKYEYNGLGQPKKIISPKGTKEYIYNTLGQLKNQNEISTTDGGQATDKKITLTYDNKGRIISKTGTSKGKAFSSDILYDPQGRLLSSSENSNDKYYIQKGITYDDKGRVISYEKQLYSLGVMTKVQIENVYSSWNGELYQAKDKNSGKVLWQLTETNTRGQVLTSKLGSATVINIYDPNGFLSSVNHSSQLKPSILQISYSFDAIKNELKSRTTGGDFTIAESFDYDDNNRLVNWTNPVTGVKPLLNRNIYDTKGRILENDQVGKMKYENAAKIYQPTSMILNSEGVQNYTNDLIQSIAYNENNDPVFIDGMKGDVAFQYGLTSMRQRVTYGGNFAAAEEGKFTKFYNEDGSFEVVKDNNTGKEKHVLYIGGTPYESNIIFIKNYDEIVGSYKFLHKDYIGSILAISDEAGNKLEQRHFDAWGNFTHLQIGNGAIITDKNIINNTLLLIERGYTSHEHFGEVGIIHMNGRLYDPLLRRFLNADENIQDIFNTQNYNKYGYVLNNPLMYSDPNGEFVWVVVGAVIGAWVTGAKANGTWNPLKWDYGATWGKIAMGAAIGAFSGGVGAAAGSAALAASGVTGGVLGGVIAGGVGGAVGGALSGGLTAAVFGENILTGTLTGLASGAIGGAVVGGIAGGVSQAISNARVANTNIGAKGNIWTGKTVAEGRNPWAFKNMPKNSPPTPTSTPTPTVSKVIVGEMDGQIQKTVGYNINPQTEEVTPITEWGDYKLTPGQEEVIVYRNFGWNELASIKAQRGFSIHPNQFQGKQFWVGESGMKMWTNSRFAKPFTAKIKIPKSFVTPGNKNYIFMESDMIIDGFPGGTVLPSNLEKFNSAMKIEWIRY